A genomic window from Chrysoperla carnea chromosome 3, inChrCarn1.1, whole genome shotgun sequence includes:
- the LOC123294542 gene encoding epsin-2, with protein sequence MKRRDDMQVNVAGLRRWTKNIAHNYSNAQVKVREATSNDPWGPSSTLMAEIADLTYNVVAFTEIMQMVWRRLNDHGRNWRHVYKALVLLEYLIKTGNEKVAQQCRENIFAIQTLKDFQYLEEGKDQGLNVREKAKQLVSLLNDEERLRNERARALKAKERFAQSASGFGSDGQIDTPTSPKYPAFRGQWDSSPSSGSVPAGELESARPQTAGEEELQLQLALAMSREEAEQDAARRRSDQVRLQLALSQSQNDFQQPEEPKKSHMLDLLDVNLSDTASAASTDPWGLPIQPPPQPPRPQTDPWSVTSGGSTSPTPADPWAPVTSVTPVPQADPWQTSLSTSNLTTAISSQPTKKDPWAPTISPPNISPLSGTLSSNNISNSGVTSPILAGLGGATTTSNTGVSLLSPSSDLDEFDIISNRNTSTNGNSNNNKQTNGTSDPFDLGLLGDTLPTNNTTSSSTGATKKTPQSFLGENSSLVNLDNLVTLGTKPPANTNTTVSPPFNPFADTIQPRPTMNQIKQQPFTMQPAIQDPWAPVNTTTSQNQTPWMKPFDQPNPFFS encoded by the exons ATGAAGCGTCGTGACGATATGCAGGTAAACGTAGCTGGACTACGCCGGTGGACAAAAAATATTGCCCATAATTATTCAAATGCTCAAGTAAAAGTACGTGAAGCGACCAGCAATGATCCATGGGGTCCGAGCAGTACACTTATGGCAGAAATTGCCGATTTGACTTATAACGTTGTGGCCTTTACAGAAATTATGCAAATGGTATGGAGAAGACTGAATGATCACGGTAGAAATTGGAGACATGTATATAAAGCACTTGTTTTACTGg aatatttgattaaaactgGCAATGAAAAAGTTGCTCAACAATGTagggaaaatatttttgcaatacaaacattaaaagattttcaatatttagaaGAAGGGAAAGATCAAGGTTTGAATGTTAGAGAAAAAGCGAAACAATTAGTATCTTTATTAAATGACGAAGAACGATTAAGAAATGAAAGGGCACGAGCTTTAAAAGCAAAAGAACGTTTTGCACAAAGTGCAAGTGGTTTCGGTAGTGACGGTCAAATTGATACTCCAACAAGTCCAAAATATCCAGCT tttagagGACAATGGGATAGTTCCCCTAGTTCAGGTTCAGTTCCTGCTGGTGAATTGGAAAGTGCTAGACCACAAACTGCCGGAGAAGAagaattacaattacaattagcCTTGGCAATGTCACGAGAGGAAGCGGAACAAGACGCGGCACGACGTCGTTCAGATCAAGTTCGTTTACAATTAGCATTGTCACAAAGTCAAAATGATTTTCA acaaCCAGAAGAACCTAAAAAAAGCCATATGTTAGATTTATTAGATGTAAATTTAAGTGATACGGCCAGTGCAGCATCTACAGATCCTTGGGGTTTACCTATACAGCCTCCACCTCAGCCGCCTAGACCAcag actGATCCTTGGAGTGTGACATCAGGAGGTAGTACTTCACCTACACCAGCCGATCCATGGGCACCAGTAACATCGGTAACACCTGTACCTCAAGCAGATCCTTGGCAAACATCTTTATCAACCAGTAATTTAACAACTGCAATTTCATCACAACCAACAAAAAAAGATCCATGGGCACCAACAATCAGTCCACCCAATATTAGCCCGTTAAGTGGTACATTATCAagcaataatatttcaaattcaggTGTTACCAGCCCAATTTTAGCGGGATTAGGAGGCGCAACAACAACATCTAATACTGGAGTTTCATTACTTAGCCCTTCATCAGATTTAGatgaatttgatataatttcaaATCGAAATACTTCAACAAATGgcaattctaataataataag CAAACAAACGGTACTTCAGATCCATTTGATTTGGGTTTACTTGGTGATACGTTACCTACAAATAATACTACTTCATCATCAACTGGTGCTACGAAAAAAACACCTCAATCATTTCTTGGCGAAAATTCATCACTTGTCAATCTCGATAATTTAGTAACATTGGGAACAAAACCACCTGCAAATACAAATACAACAGTATCACCACCATTTAATCCATTTGCCGATACAATTCAACCTAGACCAACAATGaatcaaattaaacaacaaCCATTTACTATGCAACCTGCCATACAAGATCCATGGGCACCAGTAAATACAACGACGTCACAAAATCAAACACCTTGGATGAAACCTTTTGATCAACCGAatccatttttttcataa